Proteins from a single region of Oryza brachyantha chromosome 6, ObraRS2, whole genome shotgun sequence:
- the LOC102721740 gene encoding abscisic acid receptor PYL9 has translation MEAHVERALREGLTEEERAALEPAVLAHHTFPGRAAAPAEGAAAATATATSLVTQHVAAPLRAVWPIVRSFGNPQRYKHFVRTCALAEGDGASVGSVREVTVVSGLPASTSTERLEILDDDRHIISFRVLGGQHRLRNYRSVTSVTEFQPQPGAPSPYCVVVESYVVDVPDGNTEDDTRMFTDTVVKLNLQKLAAVAEESAASSASRRRD, from the coding sequence ATGGAGGCGCACGTGGAGCGGGCGCTGCGGGAGGGCctgacggaggaggagagggcggCGCTGGAGCCGGCGGTGCTGGCGCACCACACGTTCCCCGGCagggcagcggcgccggcggagggggccgcggccgccaccgccaccgccacgtcGCTGGTGACGCAACAcgtggcggcgccgctgcGCGCGGTGTGGCCCATCGTCCGCAGCTTCGGCAACCCGCAGCGGTACAAGCACTTCGTCCGCACCTGCGCGCTCGCcgagggcgacggcgccaGCGTCGGCAGCGTCCGGGAGGTCACCGTCGTGTCGGGCCTCCCGGCGTCCACCAGCACAGAGCGCCTCGAGAtcctcgacgacgaccgccACATCATCAGCTTCCGCGTCCTCGGCGGCCAGCACCGCCTCCGGAACTACCGCTCCGTCACCTCCGTCACCGAGTTCCAGCCGCAGCCGGGTGCGCCCTCGCCCTactgcgtcgtcgtcgagtCCTACGTCGTCGACGTCCCCGACGGGAACACCGAGGACGACACCAGGATGTTCACCGACACCGTCGTCAAGCTCAACCTCCAgaagctcgccgccgtcgccgaggaaTCCGCTGCCTCCTCTgcttcgcggcggcgcgactaG
- the LOC102722021 gene encoding T-complex protein 1 subunit epsilon, which produces MALAFDEFGRPFIILREQEKKSRLRGLDAQKANIAAGKAVARILRTSLGPKGMDKMLQSPDGDVTITNDGATILEQMDVDNQIAKLMVELSRSQDYEIGDGTTGVVVMAGALLEQAEKLLERGIHPIRIAEGYELASRIAFDHLEHISHKFEFSATNIEPLVQTCMTTLSSKIVNRCKRTLAEIAVKAVLAVADLERKDVNLDLIKVEGKVGGKLEDTELVYGIIVDKDMSHPQMPKRIEDAKIAILTCPFEPPKPKTKHKVDIDTVEKFQTLREQEQKYFDEMVQKCKDVGATLVICQWGFDDEANHLLMHRNLPAVRWVGGVELELIAIATGGRIVPRFQELSPEKLGKAGIVREKSFGTTKDRMLYIEQCANSRAVTIFIRGGNKMMIEETKRSLHDALCVARNLIRNNSIVYGGGSAEISCSVAVEAAADRYPGVEQYAIRSFADALDGIPLALAENSGLSPIDTLTAVKSQQVKESNPHCGIDCNDVGTNDMKEQNVFETLIGKQQQILLATQVVKMILKIDDVISPSDY; this is translated from the exons ATGGCGCTCGCCTTCGACGAGTTCGGCCGCCCCTTCATCATCCTGCGGGAGCAGGAGAAGAAGTCGCGGCTGCGGGGGCTCGACGCGCAGAAGGCCAAcatcgccgccggcaaggCCGTCGCCCGCATCCTCCGCACCTCGCTCGGACCCAAGGGCATGGACAAGATGCTCCAGTcccccgacggcgacgtcaCCATCA CAAACGACGGGGCAACTATCCTGGAGCAAATGGATGTGGACAACCAAATTGCGAAGCTGATGGTGGAGCTGTCCCGCAGTCAGGACTATGAGATTGGGGATGGTACCACTGGTGTTGTGGTCATGGCTGGGGCTCTCTTAGAGCAAGCTGAGAAACTGCTGGAACGTGGTATTCACCCAATAAGGATTGCTGAGGGTTATGAGTTGGCCTCAAGAATAGCTTTTGATCACCTTGAGCACATCTCCCATAAGTTTGAGTTCAGTGCTACAAATATAGAGCCACTGGTGCAGACCTGCATGACAACTCTGTCCTCAAAAAT AGTTAACCGTTGTAAGAGAACACTTGCAGAGATTGCTGTGAAAGCAGTACTTGCAGTTGCTGATTTGGAAAGGAAGGATGTAAACCTGGACTTGATTAAAGTGGAAGGTAAGGTCGGTGGGAAGCTGGAGGATACTGAGCTAGTATATGGAATCATTGTTGACAAAGATATGAGCCACCCTCAAATGCCAAAGAGGATTGAGGATGCTAAGATCGCCATCCTGACCTGCCCATTTGAGCCCCCGAAGCCTAAGACAAAGCATAAGGTTGACATTGATACTGTAGAGAAGTTCCAGACGCTGCGGGAGCAAGAGCAAAAATACTTTGATGAAATGGTTCAGAAATGCAAG GATGTTGGAGCAACCCTAGTTATTTGCCAATGGGGCTTTGATGATGAAGCCAATCATTTACTGATGCATAGAAATTTGCCAGCTGTCAGATGGGTTGGTGGTGTTGAATTAGAATTGATTGCCATTGCTACAG GAGGGCGGATCGTTCCAAGATTCCAAGAGTTGAGTCCTGAAAAGCTTGGGAAG GCTGGAATAGTCAGAGAGAAATCATTCGGGACAACAAAAGATCGCATGCTTTACATTGAACAGTGTGCCAACTCCAGAGCTGTAACTATCTTCATTCGTGGTG GCAACAAAATGATGATTGAGGAGACAAAGCGAAGTCTTCATGATGCTCTTTGTGTTGCAAGGAATCTTATCCGTAATAATTCAATTGTGTATGGTGGTGGCTCAGCAGAAATATCTTGCTCAGTTGCCGTTGAAGCTGCTGCAGATCGGTACCCAGGAGTTGAACAG TATGCAATCAGGTCATTTGCTGATGCATTGGATGGTATTCCACTAGCCTTAGCTGAAAACAGTGGTTTGTCGCCAATTGATACACTGACAGCAGTGAAATCTCAACAAGTAAAG GAAAGCAATCCTCATTGCGGCATTGATTGCAATGATGTTGGGACAAACGACATGAAAGAacaaaatgtttttgaaaCACTGATaggcaagcagcagcagatctTACTGGCAACCcaggtggtgaagatgattcTCAAGATCGATGATGTTATCTCGCCTTCTGATTACTGA